One segment of Danaus plexippus chromosome 10, MEX_DaPlex, whole genome shotgun sequence DNA contains the following:
- the LOC116766771 gene encoding uncharacterized protein LOC116766771: MPFVQRVVEPKFLSRTSLRDEDGKLKVTDEELQAVTNCTLSNALRQLASLVLLAEDIFSELTSQLEEITERSKVAKTKIERVQEIVEKYDPKKVTVPESSLSDFAARKIHYTAANPLKKDLFTVDSRPASLRNLYDKATADCVTNSILDQLRRDSQHSPYLLCTPVLSTKRRRICQRVDVDIETRIPSIVEHLRKWTSKEAVGDITALPDSSMRIASSVTLTPDELSECDSGDDEPIDHRLPSPDEQLRIIASKFPPEVVAIDTSGKFFDRMCTSRKSLIETGETDTVKRRTRTRKPRGKRRNTISGTDQKELREAIAGDTPNAVASEELDDNTVTRSRSSDLLKKSPIDPVTKKSHFNSLKQWGKNRLKLMGRSPSASRDSFKEAKIDRNKDIKATIKTEDDNKQESVTLRTKRLGDEDRRTHQRCASYSSSEKSIGLPTNVQTTATVNTGVKLRGTATQRRLRRSAIGRDEPHSSSGNWSASSESGRTSIGSEITTTTVPPKSTTSAATSNNSLNYHHGPPSSIISRRKFLNTSGSGSVTSEGTLTPDIIHDLHEDLETSSEFSCDTEGYYTSFHMDSGLKTLKEEEMSPCTPLHSTIALSNSSNQNMTAENEYELFGKGSTSTTTSSAGTVCTTLMAADSDKSLGVSPTVPERKSSLTIINRNRSNNSVNSSIERTTGSPFTKSPFASHLNYNNMRSYTDKQASIQPASEIVTAVTNRSPLASNNESHKEITAAVEVHTETDIESTKKSTGTSSPDSGHNTSSSPIEDSVSSAHGKNSLSEQDYSESSDLEGTDRIERIRYKTTINSSRIPSMCVITPTNSDDEGESRNTDDKIDSTNRKQDANSKYNQTIVKSNSRPKLELPVEDKHKDIKNGDNKICKTQNQLKSLHPFNNFMCKLKGVLPNKLSSKKSPSGKEAVEDFYDSGDYVTIADVKNNNQKSTLNKGVYGNNDVVRKNLQAVLSGKLPETEYVSLNELPNCLGESKDYLEHGLEEKSSITLEDLQRKGAKVTLDSHGQVIYSSDTLKRRKGAHTTFEPGPFVQEIRPTTTVIQRENADVVQITDETDFPFDPAPPTSKPTSPQLGKMIIKAPIEPHGAMTTEYVTLPPPKPSTIISATPITPPHVANKKQSDINKQQDLPRVVEALTRTGAYVNIHDAEGVSLSPTKDDIADYRHSNADKPPSSNEFSRPIHQPPINLYNYNQTLQRFHTVRGRHPSNEYNHEVEPTQAKFWTLPKKSTQNAQTPVIVEEKSSYGPKSIRTDYEYQQKQHLGQNDESIRISPIDPRTSGTFKSSTPSNKENVVDLSSKLLSPVKSTMTNEELYAVIHKSKKKLNIKDQSSERAASPALSVISLSPVNSEPSLHKKSTQRYPESGYLGDVKNRSDGKNGPSPNHYGPYFLQKQETCADRYGPLQQTSRLDFKKLLLQHSVKLNTLNTQAKTSKLSAVEQLKLSKEKPQIPVTPPGNKSHVNILDLSGSPKTYNHRKIIKSSNQPTSPGRINTLLKDPKSSPKILLSPKSQWRFASPRSDVLSTPIPEVNNEDENSNSSGEKNDNSLPSPSSKTVPIVTHQHFGARRSLIPINEHKIVEEQNVPATIEQGVYPIASEYTHSQALSRSEIIQAKRAEFFNSIPEPTSSKLTSFKSSNRSNTTPERGKSSPSTLETAL; this comes from the exons ATGCCTTTCGTGCAGCGTGTGGTGGAACCAAAGTTTCTCTCACGGACGAGTTTGCGGGATGAAGACGGTAAACTCAAGGTTACGGATGAAGAACTTCAGGCGGTAACCAACTGTACCCTGAGCAATGCTCTCCGTCAGCTCGCCTCACTGGTTCTTCTAGCCGAAGATATCTTTAGTGAGCTCACGTCCCAACTTGAAGAAATAACTGAGAGATCGAAGGTTGCTAAGACTAAGATTGAAAGGGTACAGGAAATCGTTGAAAAATATGATCCTAAGAAAGTTACAGTCC cggAGAGCAGCCTGTCCGATTTTGCAGCGCGCAAAATTCATTACACGGCCGCTAATCCTCTCAAAAAGGATCTTTTCACAGTGGACTCGAg ACCAGCAAGCTTACGTAACTTGTACGATAAGGCGACGGCTGATTGTGTAACAAATTCTATACTCGATCAGCTAAGAAGAGATTCGCAACATTCCCCATACCTGCTCTGCACACCTGTACTCAGTACTAAAAGACGTCGCATTTGTCAGAGAGTTGATGTTGATATAGAAACACGCATT CCATCAATAGTGGAACATCTGAGGAAATGGACTTCCAAGGAGGCGGTGGGCGATATAACGGCGCTGCCGGATTCATCGATGCGCATCGCAAGTAGTGTGACTCTAACACCTGACGAATTATCTGAATGTGACTCCGGTGATGATGAGCCCATAGATCATAGATTACCGAGTCCCGATGAACAGCTTAGAATTATAGCTTCCAA GTTCCCTCCCGAAGTAGTTGCTATAGACACGTCGGGCAAGTTCTTCGATAGGATGTGCACTTCCCGTAAATCGCTCATAGAAACAGGGGAAACAGACACCGTCAAGCGAAGGACTCGCACAAGAAAACCACGTGGTAAAAGACGAAACACCATTTCGGGCACTGATCAGAAAGAGCTTAGAGAGGCTATCGCTGG TGATACACCAAATGCTGTGGCTTCTGAAGAATTGGATGACAACACTGTCACCAGATCCCGTTCAAGTGATTTACTTAAGAAAAGCCCTATTGATCCCGTCACTAAGAAAAGTCATTTTAACAGCTTAAAACAATGGGGCAAGAATAGATTAAAATTGATGGGTAGATCACCCAGCGCAAGTAGAGATAGCTTTAAAGAGGCTAAAATAGATAGAAATAAAGACATTAAGGCAACCATAAAAACAGAAGATGACAATAAACAAGAATCAGTGACTTTGCGTACAAAACGTCTTGGCGATGAGGATAGGCGAACACATCAAAGATGTGCGTCATATTCCTCTTCAGAAAAAAGTATCGGACTGCCTACAAACGTTCAAACGACAGCGACTGTTAATACTGGAGTGAAATTGAGAGGAACGGCCACTCAGAGGAGATTAAGAAGATCAGCTATAGGACGAGATGAACCACATTCATCGAGCGGCAACTGGTCTGCTAGCTCAGAGTCGGGTCGGACAAGCATCGGCTCTGAAATAACGACAACGACAGTTCCGCCAAAAAGTACAACATCCGCGGCCACTTCCAATAACTCCCTCAACTATCATCATGGCCCACCCAGTTCCATAATAAGTCGAAGGAAGTTCCTTAATACTTCTGGTTCAGGAAGTGTCACTAGTGAAGGAACTTTAACTCCGGATATAATTCACGATCTCCACGAAGATTTAGAAACTAGTTCTGAATTTTCTTGTGATACAGAAGGCTATTATACCTCTTTTCATATGGATTCGGGATTAAAAACTCTTAAAGAAGAAGAAATGTCTCCATGTACTCCCCTACATTCTACAATAGCACTTTCCAACTCTTCAAATCAGAACATGACAGCAGAAAATGAATATGAACTTTTTGGTAAAGGGTCCACAAGTACGACCACTAGTTCGGCTGGCACTGTATGCACCACTTTAATGGCTGCTGATAGCGACAAATCACTAGGTGTTAGTCCAACAGTACCTGAAAGAAAAAGCTCATTAACAATAATCAATCGTAACCGAAGCAATAATAGCGTAAATTCAAGCATAGAACGTACTACTGGTTCACCATTTACAAAATCTCCTTTTGccagtcatttaaattataataatatgcgCTCTTACACAGATAAACAGGCGTCTATACAGCCGGCGTCTGAAATTGTTACTGCGGTTACTAACAGGAGTCCCCTAGCTAGTAATAATGAAAGTCATAAAGAAATAACCGCTGCCGTTGAAGTACATACAGAAACAGATATCGAAAGCACCAAAAAAAGCACCGGTACCAGTTCTCCAGATTCCGGTCATAACACTTCAAGTTCTCCCATCGAGGACTCCGTCTCTAGTGCTCATGGCAAAAATAGTCTTTCTGAACAAGATTATTCTGAATCTTCAGATCTTGAAGGTACAGACAGAATAGAAAGAATACGCTACAAAACTACCATCAACAGTTCTCGTATTCCATCGATGTGTGTTATCACTCCTACAAATTCAGACGATGAGGGCGAAAGTAGAAATACAGATGATAAAATTGACAGTACAAACAGGAAACAAGATgctaattctaaatataatcaaaccATAGTAAAATCAAATAGCAGGCCAAAACTAGAACTGCCAGTTGAAGACAaacataaagatattaaaaatggagacaacaaaatatgtaaaacccaaaatcaattaaaatccTTACATccgttcaataattttatgtgcAAATTAAAAGGAGTTCTACCAAACAAGCTTTCTAGTAAGAAATCGCCTTCAGGAAAAGAAGCTGTTGAAGATTTTTACGATTCCGGAGATTATGTTACAATTGccgatgtaaaaaataataatcaaaaatctACTTTGAATAAAGGCGTATATGGTAATAACGATGTAGTGAGAAAGAATTTACAGGCAGTACTATCCGGAAAACTACCAGAAACAGAATACGTATCCTTGAATGAACTTCCTAATTGCTTAGGAGAAAGCAAAGACTACTTGGAACACGGACTAGAAGAGAAGTCTTCAATTACTCTAGAAGATTTACAAAGGAAAGGAGCAAAAGTTACTTTAGATTCACACGGACAAGTGATTTATTCGTCCGATACACTGAAAAGAAGAAAAGGAGCACACACTACGTTCGAACCGGGACCATTTGTTCAGGAAATTAGACCTACAACTACAGTTATACAAAGAGAAAACGCAGATGTTGTACAAATAACTGATGAAACTGATTTTCCATTCGATCCCGCCCCGCCCACGAGTAAACCGACTTCGCCACAGTTAggtaaaatgataattaaagcACCTATAGAGCCACATGGTGCCATGACAACAGAATATGTTACACTACCTCCGCCTAAGCCAAGTACTATTATATCAGCCACGCCTATTACCCCTCCACACGtagcaaacaaaaaacaatcagacataaataaacaacaagaTTTACCGCGTGTAGTCGAAGCTTTAACAAGAACAGGGGCATACGTTAATATACACGATGCGGAGGGTGTCAGCTTATCACCAACGAAAGATGATATTGCAG aCTATCGACATTCCAACGCTGACAAACCTCCATCTTCAAATGAATTTTCACGTCCAATACATCAACCtccaataaacttatataattataaccagACCTTACAAAGGTTCCATACTGTTCGGGGAAGGCATCCTTCAAACGAGTACAATCATGAAGTGGAACCTACACAAGCCAAGTTTTGGACATTACCTAAAAAATCTACACAAAATGCTCAAACTCCTGTTATTGTTGAGGAAAAATCTTCATACGGCCCAAAATCTATACGTACAGATTATGAATACCAACAAAAGCAACATTTAGGTCAAAACGATGAATCGATTAGGATATCTCCAATAGATCCAAGAACTTCTGGGACATTTAAATCTTCTACACcaagtaataaagaaaatgtcgTCGATCTCAGTTCAAAACTTCTATCTCCAGTAAAATCTACAATGACTAATGAGGAATTATACGCAGTCATTCacaaaagtaaaaagaaacttaatataaaggaTCAATCATCGGAAAGAGCCGCTTCACCAGCTTTATCTGTTATTAGTTTATCACCTGTAAATTCAGAACCATCTTTGCATAAAAAGAGTACACAGCGGTACCCAGAAAGTGGATACCTAggtgatgttaaaaatagatCTGATGGTAAAAATGGACCTAGTCCAAATCATTATGGACCatattttctacaaaaacAAGAAACGTGTGCTGACAGATATGGACCTTTGCAACAAACTTCAAGACTCGATTTCAAGAAATTACTTTTACAACATAGCGTAAAGCTAAACACACTTAATACTCAagcaaaaactagtaaattATCAGCAGTTGaacaattaaaactttctAAAGAAAAGCCGCAGATTCCAGTAACGCCCCCCGGAAACAAATCGCATGTGAATATACTTGACCTTAGCGGATCTCCTAAAACATATAAccatagaaaaattataaaatcttcaAACCAACCTACATCACCGGGaagaataaatacattgttGAAAGATCCCAAAAGTTCACCCAAAATTCTTTTGTCCCCAAAATCACAATGGCGTTTTGCAAGTCCTAGATCAGATGTACTGTCGACGCCTATACCTGAAGTAAATAACGAAGATGAAAATTCAAACAGTTCCGgagaaaaaaatgataattccCTCCCTAGCCCATCGTCGAAAACAGTTCCTATTGTTACTCATCAACATTTTGGAGCAAGAAGATCTCTTATACCGAttaatgaacataaaattgtCGAAGAACAAAATGTCCCGGCGACTATAGAACAGGGTGTGTACCCGATTGCATCTGAATACACACATTCGCAGGCATTATCAAGGTCTGAAATAATACAGGCAAAACGCGCTGAATTCTTCAATAGTATTCCTGAGCCAACCTCATCTAAACTTACTTCATTCAAGAGTTCAAACAGAAGCAACACTACCCCTGAAAGGGGAAAGTCTTCGCCATCAACATTAGAAACTGCTTTATGA